The following are from one region of the Quercus robur chromosome 1, dhQueRobu3.1, whole genome shotgun sequence genome:
- the LOC126718785 gene encoding molybdopterin biosynthesis protein CNX1 isoform X3 produces MSSYVMINIGNSLGLARTKLKQTEVDCEFLKKCCETLTDENRRLQKELQELKALKLAQPLMEDTSKLTECRTKSMMVSADEALQIVLSVAQRLPPVTVPLLDALGKVLAEDIRAPDPLPPYPASVKDGYAVIAADGPGEYSVIAEARAGNDGVGVIVTPGTVAYVTTGGPIPDGADAVVQVEDTEQIENASVESKRVKILVQTNEGVDIRPVGCDIEQDAIVLKSGERVGASEIGLLAAVGVTMVKVYPTPTIGVLSTGDELSEPATKVLSRGQIRDSNRAMILAAAVQQQCKVLDLGIARDDEDELERILDTALSAGIDILLTSGGVSMGDKDFVKPLLAKRGTVYYSKVFMKPGKPLTFAEINLERAESIMQKKILAFGLPGNPVSCMVCFDLFVVPTIRHLSGWGNTHLFRVQARLQQPIKTDLARPEFHRAIIRWEVNDGSGNPGFVAESTGYQRSSRLLSMKAANALLELPAKGGVISAGTSVSAIIISDLSSTSICNSSLSFDSTSASKGSSSQEIISDESQNAEVRVALLTVSDTVASGAGPDRSGPRAVSVVNSSSERLGGARVVATAVVPDEVSKIKDVLQRWSDIDKMDLILTLGGTGFTPRDVTPEATKELIEKETPGLIHVMTQESLKVTPFAMLSRSAAGIRGSSLWDFLLVGLGEERKVQLIDWKQVTLPVRTDHQHAWESKCCC; encoded by the exons ATGAGCTCTTACGTGATGATTAATATTGGAAATTCTTTAGGATTGGCTAG GACCAAACTCAAGCAAACTGAGGTGGACTGTGAGTTCCTGAAGAAGTGCTGTGAAACACTGACTGATGAAAATAGAAGGCTACAAAAAGAGCTTCAAGAACTGAAAGCATTGAAACTAGCCCAACCCTT AATGGAGGACACTTCTAAGCTTACTGAATGTAGAACCAAGTCAATGATGGTTTCAGCAGACGAGGCTCTCCAAATAGTATTAAGTGTGGCTCAACGTCTACCGCCTGTGACTGTTCCCCTTCTCGATGCTCTTGGCAAGGTCTTGGCTGAGGATATTCGCGCACCTGATCCTTTGCCCCCTTATCCAGCTTCTGTTAAG GATGGTTATGCTGTAATTGCTGCAGATGGGCCAGGTGAATATTCAGTTATTGCTGAAGCTAGAGCCGGGAATGATGGAGTTGGAGTGATTGTGACTCCTGGAACTGTTGCATATGTAACAACTGGAG GACCAATACCTGATGGTGCTGATGCAGTTGTTCAAGTTGAGGACACTGAGCAAATTGAAAATGCTTCGGTTGAatcaaaaagagtaaaaatattGGTACAAACTAATGAAGGTGTTGATATACGTCCAGTG GGATGCGACATTGAACAAGATGCCATAGTTTTAAAATCTGGAGAAAGAGTAGGTGCTTCAGAAATTGGCTTACTTGCTGCCGTGGGGGTAACGATGGTGAAG GTATATCCTACCCCGACAATTGGTGTGCTTTCTACTGGAGATGAGCTCTCAGAGCCAGCAACCAAGGTTCTGAGTCGTGGCCAG ATTAGGGACTCCAACCGTGCTATGATACTGGCAGCTGCAGTACAACAGCAGTGCAAAGTTCTTGACCTTGGCATTGCTAGGGATGATGAAGATGAACTTGAGAGAATCTTAGATACTGCTTTATCTGCTGGGATTGATATTCTTCTAACTTCTGGAGGTGTTTCCATGGGAGACAAGGATTTTGTCAAGCCATTGCTTGCAAAGAGAGGGACAGTGTATTATAGTAAG GTTTTCATGAAACCAGGGAAACCTTTGACATTTGCCGAGATCAATTTAGAACGAGCAGAGAGCATAATGCAGAAAAAAATACTTGCATTTGGGTTGCCAGGGAATCCAGTGAGCTGTATGGTTTGTTTTGATCTTTTTGTGGTCCCCACCATCCGCCATCTTTCTGGATGGGGAAACACTCATCTTTTCAG AGTGCAGGCTCGTCTTCAGCAGCCCATAAAGACAGATTTAGCTCGACCAGAATTCCATCGTGCCATTATTAGGTGGGAAGTCAATGATGGCTCAGGCAATCCTGG TTTTGTTGCTGAAAGCACTGGTTATCAGAGAAGCAGCCGGCTCTTAAGTATGAAGGCAGCTAATGCTTTGTTGGAGTTGCCAGCAAAAGGCGGTGTCATATCTGCTGGGACTTCTGTTTCAGCCATTATAATTTCTGACTTAAGCAGTACTTCCATTTGCAATAGTTCCTTATCATTTGATTCAACTTCTGCTTCCAAAGGAAGTTCATCGCAAGAAATAATTTCAGATGAGTCTCAGAATGCTGAGGTCAGAGTAGCTCTTCTTACAGTGAGTGATACTGTTGCATCAGGGGCTGGGCCTGATCGAAG TGGTCCTAGGGCAGTTTCTGTTGTAAATTCATCATCAGAAAGGTTAGGAGGAGCAAGGGTAGTTGCAACAGCTGTGGTTCCAGATGAGGTGAGCAAGATTAAGGATGTTCTACAGAGATGGAGTGATATTGACAAAATGGATCTGATTCTTACCCTTG GTGGCACTGGTTTCACCCCACGAGATGTAACCCCTGAAGCAACAAAAGAGCTGATTGAGAAAGAAACACCTGGTCTCATACATGTAATGACGCAAGAGAGTTTAAAG GTGACACCATTTGCTATGCTCTCACGCTCTGCAGCTGGAATACGGGGATCATCATTG
- the LOC126718819 gene encoding BTB/POZ domain-containing protein DOT3-like isoform X2, with product MQNSLQVTEPQSPGSDSDGTDQVHDQRIINPTKFVSIADSLEKREHSRFITSQIPTDLSIQVQEITFNVHKHTLVLKCGYIGRLELQPSISNYGYNLKLENFPGGSETFEIILKFCYGLPVDLNPNNIASLRCASEFLEMTEEFEDGNLITKTEAFLAFVVLCSWKDAITVLKSCEALSPWAENLQIVRRCCDSLAWKASRKNSSTGDAVHEEGWWFDDIAILRIDHFRRIITAIRAKGTTPEIIGKCIMNYAERWLPGMVMETGGVRGYGHGKNELQFSICSQEEEGGIAHSKEQKAIIESLISMLPPQQEAVSCKFLLQMLKMAMVYSATPALISELEKRVGMMLEDASVNDLLIPSYKNFDERKLTNSPEQCTMHDIDVVQRIVEYFLMHEQQQQQQQQKSGKCNIKNVRTCHDGLYRAIDTYLKTNRLLSEHDRRRLCKIMNCEKLSLDARMHAAQNDRLPLRTIVQVLLSEQLKMREEMLNKNGNTSEPERNQSSTNMEIKTMKAEIENMKTKMEALQSDYSELQQEYGKLCNKPKNASGWASIGWRKIRNSFHAKIDGDETGDGQQRPNPARKRSFKRRSSIF from the exons ATGCAGAACTCTCTTCAAGTAACTGAACCACAAAGCCCAGGGAGTGATTCGGATGGCACTGATCAAGTTCATGACCAACGCATCATAAATCCCACCAAATTCGTCTCTATAGCTGATAGCTTGGAAAAGAGAGAACACTCACG GTTTATCACGTCTCAAATACCAACAGATTTATCAAttcaagttcaagaaattaCCTTTAATGTTCACAAG CATACCTTGGTGTTAAAATGTGGCTACATAGGCCGATTGGAACTTCAGCCTTCAATCTCAAATTATGGGTACAACCTAAAGCTTGAAAACTTCCCAGGAGGATCAGAAAcatttgaaatcattttaaaattctgtTATGGTCTCCCAGTGGACTTAAACCCTAATAACATAGCTTCACTAAGATGTGCGTCAGAATTTCTGGAGATGACTGAAGAATTTGAAGATGGAAATCTCATCACCAAGACTGAAGCTTTCCTCGCATTTGTAGTCCTTTGCTCATGGAAAGATGCCATTACTGTTCTAAAATCCTGTGAAGCTCTATCTCCATGGGCTGaaaatttacaaattgttaGAAGATGCTGTGACTCACTAGCTTGGAAGGCTTCTAGGAAAAACTCATCAACTGGAGATGCAGTTCATGAAGAAGGCTGGTGGTTTGATGATATAGCTATCCTTCGTATTGATCATTTCAGGAGGATTATAACAGCAATAAGGGCTAAGGGAACAACACCAGAGATCATAGGTAAATGCATCATGAACTATGCAGAGAGATGGTTGCCAGGTATGGTCATGGAGACAGGAGGAGTTAGAGGATATGGCCATGGAAAGAATGAGCTTCAGTTCAGTATTTGTAGTCAGGAGGAGGAAGGAGGCATTGCACACAGCAAGGAGCAAAAAGCAATTATTGAGAGCCTAATAAGCATGCTTCCTCCTCAACAAGAAGCTGTTTCATGTAAATTCCTGTTGCAGATGCTAAAGATGGCAATGGTATATTCCGCAACACCAGCTTTGATTTCGGAGCTTGAAAAGAGAGTGGGGATGATGTTGGAAGATGCCAGTGTCAATGATCTTCTGATCCCAagttacaaaaattttgatgaGAGGAAACTAACAAA TTCTCCTGAGCAATGCACAATGCATGACATAGATGTGGTGCAAAGGATAGTGGAATATTTTTTGATGCAcgaacagcagcagcagcagcagcaacagaagTCTGGAAAATGCAATATAA AAAATGTTCGAACATGTCATGATGGTCTCTATAGAGCCATTGACACCTACCTCAAG ACTAATCGTTTACTATCTGAGCATGACCGAAGAAGGCTGTGCAAGATAATGAACTGTGAGAAACTGTCTCTTGATGCACGCATGCATGCTGCCCAAAATGATCGATTGCCTCTAAGAACCATTGTCCAg GTGCTACTGTCGGAGCAACTGAAGATGAGGGAAGAAATGCTAAACAAGAATGGCAATACCTCTGAGCCGGAGAGAAACCAGTCATCTACAAACATGGAGATCAAGACTATGAAGGCAGAGATTGAAAACATGAAGACGAAGATGGAAGCGCTGCAGAGTGACTACTCTGAGCTTCAACAGGAGTATGGAAAGCTATGCAACAAGCCAAAGAATGCATCAGGTTGGGCATCGATCGGTTGGAGGAAGATCAGGAACTCCTTCCATGCAAAAATAGATGGGGATGAAACTGGAGATGGACAACAGAGACCCAACCCAGCCCGTAAACGTAGCTTCAAACGAAGGTCATCCATCTTCTAA
- the LOC126718785 gene encoding molybdopterin biosynthesis protein CNX1 isoform X1: MSSYVMINIGNSLGLARTKLKQTEVDCEFLKKCCETLTDENRRLQKELQELKALKLAQPLMEDTSKLTECRTKSMMVSADEALQIVLSVAQRLPPVTVPLLDALGKVLAEDIRAPDPLPPYPASVKDGYAVIAADGPGEYSVIAEARAGNDGVGVIVTPGTVAYVTTGGPIPDGADAVVQVEDTEQIENASVESKRVKILVQTNEGVDIRPVGCDIEQDAIVLKSGERVGASEIGLLAAVGVTMVKVYPTPTIGVLSTGDELSEPATKVLSRGQIRDSNRAMILAAAVQQQCKVLDLGIARDDEDELERILDTALSAGIDILLTSGGVSMGDKDFVKPLLAKRGTVYYSKVFMKPGKPLTFAEINLERAESIMQKKILAFGLPGNPVSCMVCFDLFVVPTIRHLSGWGNTHLFRVQARLQQPIKTDLARPEFHRAIIRWEVNDGSGNPGFVAESTGYQRSSRLLSMKAANALLELPAKGGVISAGTSVSAIIISDLSSTSICNSSLSFDSTSASKGSSSQEIISDESQNAEVRVALLTVSDTVASGAGPDRSGPRAVSVVNSSSERLGGARVVATAVVPDEVSKIKDVLQRWSDIDKMDLILTLGGTGFTPRDVTPEATKELIEKETPGLIHVMTQESLKVTPFAMLSRSAAGIRGSSLIINMPGNPNAVAECMEALLPALKHALKQIKGDKREKHPRHVPHAQAAPVDVWEHSYKMASGGGKEPSCSCSH, encoded by the exons ATGAGCTCTTACGTGATGATTAATATTGGAAATTCTTTAGGATTGGCTAG GACCAAACTCAAGCAAACTGAGGTGGACTGTGAGTTCCTGAAGAAGTGCTGTGAAACACTGACTGATGAAAATAGAAGGCTACAAAAAGAGCTTCAAGAACTGAAAGCATTGAAACTAGCCCAACCCTT AATGGAGGACACTTCTAAGCTTACTGAATGTAGAACCAAGTCAATGATGGTTTCAGCAGACGAGGCTCTCCAAATAGTATTAAGTGTGGCTCAACGTCTACCGCCTGTGACTGTTCCCCTTCTCGATGCTCTTGGCAAGGTCTTGGCTGAGGATATTCGCGCACCTGATCCTTTGCCCCCTTATCCAGCTTCTGTTAAG GATGGTTATGCTGTAATTGCTGCAGATGGGCCAGGTGAATATTCAGTTATTGCTGAAGCTAGAGCCGGGAATGATGGAGTTGGAGTGATTGTGACTCCTGGAACTGTTGCATATGTAACAACTGGAG GACCAATACCTGATGGTGCTGATGCAGTTGTTCAAGTTGAGGACACTGAGCAAATTGAAAATGCTTCGGTTGAatcaaaaagagtaaaaatattGGTACAAACTAATGAAGGTGTTGATATACGTCCAGTG GGATGCGACATTGAACAAGATGCCATAGTTTTAAAATCTGGAGAAAGAGTAGGTGCTTCAGAAATTGGCTTACTTGCTGCCGTGGGGGTAACGATGGTGAAG GTATATCCTACCCCGACAATTGGTGTGCTTTCTACTGGAGATGAGCTCTCAGAGCCAGCAACCAAGGTTCTGAGTCGTGGCCAG ATTAGGGACTCCAACCGTGCTATGATACTGGCAGCTGCAGTACAACAGCAGTGCAAAGTTCTTGACCTTGGCATTGCTAGGGATGATGAAGATGAACTTGAGAGAATCTTAGATACTGCTTTATCTGCTGGGATTGATATTCTTCTAACTTCTGGAGGTGTTTCCATGGGAGACAAGGATTTTGTCAAGCCATTGCTTGCAAAGAGAGGGACAGTGTATTATAGTAAG GTTTTCATGAAACCAGGGAAACCTTTGACATTTGCCGAGATCAATTTAGAACGAGCAGAGAGCATAATGCAGAAAAAAATACTTGCATTTGGGTTGCCAGGGAATCCAGTGAGCTGTATGGTTTGTTTTGATCTTTTTGTGGTCCCCACCATCCGCCATCTTTCTGGATGGGGAAACACTCATCTTTTCAG AGTGCAGGCTCGTCTTCAGCAGCCCATAAAGACAGATTTAGCTCGACCAGAATTCCATCGTGCCATTATTAGGTGGGAAGTCAATGATGGCTCAGGCAATCCTGG TTTTGTTGCTGAAAGCACTGGTTATCAGAGAAGCAGCCGGCTCTTAAGTATGAAGGCAGCTAATGCTTTGTTGGAGTTGCCAGCAAAAGGCGGTGTCATATCTGCTGGGACTTCTGTTTCAGCCATTATAATTTCTGACTTAAGCAGTACTTCCATTTGCAATAGTTCCTTATCATTTGATTCAACTTCTGCTTCCAAAGGAAGTTCATCGCAAGAAATAATTTCAGATGAGTCTCAGAATGCTGAGGTCAGAGTAGCTCTTCTTACAGTGAGTGATACTGTTGCATCAGGGGCTGGGCCTGATCGAAG TGGTCCTAGGGCAGTTTCTGTTGTAAATTCATCATCAGAAAGGTTAGGAGGAGCAAGGGTAGTTGCAACAGCTGTGGTTCCAGATGAGGTGAGCAAGATTAAGGATGTTCTACAGAGATGGAGTGATATTGACAAAATGGATCTGATTCTTACCCTTG GTGGCACTGGTTTCACCCCACGAGATGTAACCCCTGAAGCAACAAAAGAGCTGATTGAGAAAGAAACACCTGGTCTCATACATGTAATGACGCAAGAGAGTTTAAAG GTGACACCATTTGCTATGCTCTCACGCTCTGCAGCTGGAATACGGGGATCATCATTG
- the LOC126718819 gene encoding BTB/POZ domain-containing protein DOT3-like isoform X1: MQNSLQVTEPQSPGSDSDGTDQVHDQRIINPTKFVSIADSLEKREHSRFITSQIPTDLSIQVQEITFNVHKHTLVLKCGYIGRLELQPSISNYGYNLKLENFPGGSETFEIILKFCYGLPVDLNPNNIASLRCASEFLEMTEEFEDGNLITKTEAFLAFVVLCSWKDAITVLKSCEALSPWAENLQIVRRCCDSLAWKASRKNSSTGDAVHEEGWWFDDIAILRIDHFRRIITAIRAKGTTPEIIGKCIMNYAERWLPGMVMETGGVRGYGHGKNELQFSICSQEEEGGIAHSKEQKAIIESLISMLPPQQEAVSCKFLLQMLKMAMVYSATPALISELEKRVGMMLEDASVNDLLIPSYKNFDERKLTNSPEQCTMHDIDVVQRIVEYFLMHEQQQQQQQQKSGKCNISKLLDNYLAEIARDPNLSVTKFQVLAESLPENVRTCHDGLYRAIDTYLKTNRLLSEHDRRRLCKIMNCEKLSLDARMHAAQNDRLPLRTIVQVLLSEQLKMREEMLNKNGNTSEPERNQSSTNMEIKTMKAEIENMKTKMEALQSDYSELQQEYGKLCNKPKNASGWASIGWRKIRNSFHAKIDGDETGDGQQRPNPARKRSFKRRSSIF, translated from the exons ATGCAGAACTCTCTTCAAGTAACTGAACCACAAAGCCCAGGGAGTGATTCGGATGGCACTGATCAAGTTCATGACCAACGCATCATAAATCCCACCAAATTCGTCTCTATAGCTGATAGCTTGGAAAAGAGAGAACACTCACG GTTTATCACGTCTCAAATACCAACAGATTTATCAAttcaagttcaagaaattaCCTTTAATGTTCACAAG CATACCTTGGTGTTAAAATGTGGCTACATAGGCCGATTGGAACTTCAGCCTTCAATCTCAAATTATGGGTACAACCTAAAGCTTGAAAACTTCCCAGGAGGATCAGAAAcatttgaaatcattttaaaattctgtTATGGTCTCCCAGTGGACTTAAACCCTAATAACATAGCTTCACTAAGATGTGCGTCAGAATTTCTGGAGATGACTGAAGAATTTGAAGATGGAAATCTCATCACCAAGACTGAAGCTTTCCTCGCATTTGTAGTCCTTTGCTCATGGAAAGATGCCATTACTGTTCTAAAATCCTGTGAAGCTCTATCTCCATGGGCTGaaaatttacaaattgttaGAAGATGCTGTGACTCACTAGCTTGGAAGGCTTCTAGGAAAAACTCATCAACTGGAGATGCAGTTCATGAAGAAGGCTGGTGGTTTGATGATATAGCTATCCTTCGTATTGATCATTTCAGGAGGATTATAACAGCAATAAGGGCTAAGGGAACAACACCAGAGATCATAGGTAAATGCATCATGAACTATGCAGAGAGATGGTTGCCAGGTATGGTCATGGAGACAGGAGGAGTTAGAGGATATGGCCATGGAAAGAATGAGCTTCAGTTCAGTATTTGTAGTCAGGAGGAGGAAGGAGGCATTGCACACAGCAAGGAGCAAAAAGCAATTATTGAGAGCCTAATAAGCATGCTTCCTCCTCAACAAGAAGCTGTTTCATGTAAATTCCTGTTGCAGATGCTAAAGATGGCAATGGTATATTCCGCAACACCAGCTTTGATTTCGGAGCTTGAAAAGAGAGTGGGGATGATGTTGGAAGATGCCAGTGTCAATGATCTTCTGATCCCAagttacaaaaattttgatgaGAGGAAACTAACAAA TTCTCCTGAGCAATGCACAATGCATGACATAGATGTGGTGCAAAGGATAGTGGAATATTTTTTGATGCAcgaacagcagcagcagcagcagcaacagaagTCTGGAAAATGCAATATAAGTAAGCTCTTAGACAATTACCTAGCTGAGATTGCAAGAGATCCAAATCTCTCTGTCACTAAGTTCCAAGTTTTGGCTGAATCGTTGCCAGAAAATGTTCGAACATGTCATGATGGTCTCTATAGAGCCATTGACACCTACCTCAAG ACTAATCGTTTACTATCTGAGCATGACCGAAGAAGGCTGTGCAAGATAATGAACTGTGAGAAACTGTCTCTTGATGCACGCATGCATGCTGCCCAAAATGATCGATTGCCTCTAAGAACCATTGTCCAg GTGCTACTGTCGGAGCAACTGAAGATGAGGGAAGAAATGCTAAACAAGAATGGCAATACCTCTGAGCCGGAGAGAAACCAGTCATCTACAAACATGGAGATCAAGACTATGAAGGCAGAGATTGAAAACATGAAGACGAAGATGGAAGCGCTGCAGAGTGACTACTCTGAGCTTCAACAGGAGTATGGAAAGCTATGCAACAAGCCAAAGAATGCATCAGGTTGGGCATCGATCGGTTGGAGGAAGATCAGGAACTCCTTCCATGCAAAAATAGATGGGGATGAAACTGGAGATGGACAACAGAGACCCAACCCAGCCCGTAAACGTAGCTTCAAACGAAGGTCATCCATCTTCTAA
- the LOC126718785 gene encoding molybdopterin biosynthesis protein CNX1 isoform X2: MSSYVMINIGNSLGLARTKLKQTEVDCEFLKKCCETLTDENRRLQKELQELKALKLAQPLMEDTSKLTECRTKSMMVSADEALQIVLSVAQRLPPVTVPLLDALGKVLAEDIRAPDPLPPYPASVKDGYAVIAADGPGEYSVIAEARAGNDGVGVIVTPGTVAYVTTGGPIPDGADAVVQVEDTEQIENASVESKRVKILVQTNEGVDIRPVGCDIEQDAIVLKSGERVGASEIGLLAAVGVTMVKVYPTPTIGVLSTGDELSEPATKVLSRGQIRDSNRAMILAAAVQQQCKVLDLGIARDDEDELERILDTALSAGIDILLTSGGVSMGDKDFVKPLLAKRGTVYYSKVFMKPGKPLTFAEINLERAESIMQKKILAFGLPGNPVSCMVCFDLFVVPTIRHLSGWGNTHLFRVQARLQQPIKTDLARPEFHRAIIRWEVNDGSGNPGFVAESTGYQRSSRLLSMKAANALLELPAKGGVISAGTSVSAIIISDLSSTSICNSSLSFDSTSASKGSSSQEIISDESQNAEVRVALLTVSDTVASGAGPDRSGPRAVSVVNSSSERLGGARVVATAVVPDEVSKIKDVLQRWSDIDKMDLILTLGGTGFTPRDVTPEATKELIEKETPGLIHVMTQESLKVTPFAMLSRSAAGIRGSSLLLKDAEAKFTLEAPSPWVVREARCSLTLCVCAHACLYVCE; the protein is encoded by the exons ATGAGCTCTTACGTGATGATTAATATTGGAAATTCTTTAGGATTGGCTAG GACCAAACTCAAGCAAACTGAGGTGGACTGTGAGTTCCTGAAGAAGTGCTGTGAAACACTGACTGATGAAAATAGAAGGCTACAAAAAGAGCTTCAAGAACTGAAAGCATTGAAACTAGCCCAACCCTT AATGGAGGACACTTCTAAGCTTACTGAATGTAGAACCAAGTCAATGATGGTTTCAGCAGACGAGGCTCTCCAAATAGTATTAAGTGTGGCTCAACGTCTACCGCCTGTGACTGTTCCCCTTCTCGATGCTCTTGGCAAGGTCTTGGCTGAGGATATTCGCGCACCTGATCCTTTGCCCCCTTATCCAGCTTCTGTTAAG GATGGTTATGCTGTAATTGCTGCAGATGGGCCAGGTGAATATTCAGTTATTGCTGAAGCTAGAGCCGGGAATGATGGAGTTGGAGTGATTGTGACTCCTGGAACTGTTGCATATGTAACAACTGGAG GACCAATACCTGATGGTGCTGATGCAGTTGTTCAAGTTGAGGACACTGAGCAAATTGAAAATGCTTCGGTTGAatcaaaaagagtaaaaatattGGTACAAACTAATGAAGGTGTTGATATACGTCCAGTG GGATGCGACATTGAACAAGATGCCATAGTTTTAAAATCTGGAGAAAGAGTAGGTGCTTCAGAAATTGGCTTACTTGCTGCCGTGGGGGTAACGATGGTGAAG GTATATCCTACCCCGACAATTGGTGTGCTTTCTACTGGAGATGAGCTCTCAGAGCCAGCAACCAAGGTTCTGAGTCGTGGCCAG ATTAGGGACTCCAACCGTGCTATGATACTGGCAGCTGCAGTACAACAGCAGTGCAAAGTTCTTGACCTTGGCATTGCTAGGGATGATGAAGATGAACTTGAGAGAATCTTAGATACTGCTTTATCTGCTGGGATTGATATTCTTCTAACTTCTGGAGGTGTTTCCATGGGAGACAAGGATTTTGTCAAGCCATTGCTTGCAAAGAGAGGGACAGTGTATTATAGTAAG GTTTTCATGAAACCAGGGAAACCTTTGACATTTGCCGAGATCAATTTAGAACGAGCAGAGAGCATAATGCAGAAAAAAATACTTGCATTTGGGTTGCCAGGGAATCCAGTGAGCTGTATGGTTTGTTTTGATCTTTTTGTGGTCCCCACCATCCGCCATCTTTCTGGATGGGGAAACACTCATCTTTTCAG AGTGCAGGCTCGTCTTCAGCAGCCCATAAAGACAGATTTAGCTCGACCAGAATTCCATCGTGCCATTATTAGGTGGGAAGTCAATGATGGCTCAGGCAATCCTGG TTTTGTTGCTGAAAGCACTGGTTATCAGAGAAGCAGCCGGCTCTTAAGTATGAAGGCAGCTAATGCTTTGTTGGAGTTGCCAGCAAAAGGCGGTGTCATATCTGCTGGGACTTCTGTTTCAGCCATTATAATTTCTGACTTAAGCAGTACTTCCATTTGCAATAGTTCCTTATCATTTGATTCAACTTCTGCTTCCAAAGGAAGTTCATCGCAAGAAATAATTTCAGATGAGTCTCAGAATGCTGAGGTCAGAGTAGCTCTTCTTACAGTGAGTGATACTGTTGCATCAGGGGCTGGGCCTGATCGAAG TGGTCCTAGGGCAGTTTCTGTTGTAAATTCATCATCAGAAAGGTTAGGAGGAGCAAGGGTAGTTGCAACAGCTGTGGTTCCAGATGAGGTGAGCAAGATTAAGGATGTTCTACAGAGATGGAGTGATATTGACAAAATGGATCTGATTCTTACCCTTG GTGGCACTGGTTTCACCCCACGAGATGTAACCCCTGAAGCAACAAAAGAGCTGATTGAGAAAGAAACACCTGGTCTCATACATGTAATGACGCAAGAGAGTTTAAAG GTGACACCATTTGCTATGCTCTCACGCTCTGCAGCTGGAATACGGGGATCATCATTG